In Clostridium omnivorum, the DNA window ATAGCATAATATCATTGAAGCAAAGGGAATAACAAGTCCAACCCCAGCTTGTTCAAGTTTTTCTTTTGTGAAGGTTGTCATTAGGTTGGAAATCATAAGAGCAGGCAGGGATATGTTAACTACCAGTTTAGAAAACAACCTAGAAGTACCTTCATCAAACCATTTTTTCCAGGATAATATATAACCTATAGCAATCATTAGAACTATAGTAAGTACACTTTGAAGTGCATTTAAAACAACCAATGAAAAGACCTCCTTTTTATACACCAAATATTATTATGCCATAAAATGCTTTGTAGTGTATAGATTAATAGTGTATTTATTGAGAAATTTATGTTTTGGGTATAATAATGTTAAGAATATGAAAATATTTAACTTTCAGGAAAATATTTGAAGGAGTTATGGAGAACTTAGAGAATTAGATACATAGATTATAATTGCAGGAGGGGTATTATGGATAAAACATGGAGCTTAAAGGAACTTTATAGTTCTTTTGAAGCAGAAGAATTTAAAAATGATATGGTTAAATGCAAGGAATATATAGAAGAGCATAAAGCTAAAATAATGGAAGCTTTAAAGACACATGATAATGAAGTAGGAGTTATTGAAAAGTATATTGAAAGTGAAATAAGGCTTTATAATATTTTTTCAAAGCTTTTGGAATTTGCTAGTTTAACCTTAAGTGTAGAGGCTAAGAATGAAAAGGCAATGTCCATAATGGAAAATTTAGAAAATAGTTTTACAGAGCTAACAGAAGTAGAAGTTAATTTTAAAAAGTGGCTTTACGAAATTAAAAATCTTAATGAATTAATTGAAGGATCAAAGCTTTTAAAAGAACATGAATTCTTTTTAAAGGAGCTATGGGAGAAAAATAGATATCTATTAAGTGAAGCAGAAGAGGTTGTTATTTCAAAGATGAAGAATACAGGTTCTGGAGCCTTTTCAAAGCTTCAAAATACACTTTCTTCAACCTTATTGGTGGATATAGAGTTAGATGGAGAAAAGAAACAGCTTCCATTGCCAGTAGTAAGGAATATGGCGCACAACAAGAATGCGGAAATAAGAAAGACAGCCTATGAGGCAGAGTTAAATTCCTACAAGAAGATTGAAGAATCCTCCGCAGCCTGCCTAAATGGAATTAAAGGTGAAGTTATTACAGTAAACAAGATGAGAGGTTATAATTCAGTATTAGAAGAAACCTTAATAAATTCTAGACTTGATGCAGAGAGCCTTGAGGCAATGTTTACAGCTATGAGAGAGAGCTTCCCTGCCTTTAGAAGGTTCTATTTAAAAAAGGCTGAGATACTTGGTCATAAAAACGGTCTGCCATTCTATGATTTATTTGCACCTTCAGGGGAAGCCCATATGAGCTATACCTATGAAGAAGCAAGAGAATTTATTGTAAAGAACTTTGGAACCTTCAGCAAAGCATTAGCTGACTTTGCAGATAATGCTTTTGAAAAAAGGTGGATAGATGCTGAGCCAAGAGAAGGGAAAAGAGGGGGAGCCTTTTGTTCCAATCTGCATTCAATAGGAGAGAGCAGAGTATTATGCAATTTTTCAGGCAGCTTTAGTGATGTAGTTACTATTGCCCATGAGCTTGGGCATGGTTATCATGGAAATTGCCTAAAGGATGAAAGTATTTTAAATAGTGATTACACTATGCCTATAGCTGAAACAGCTTCTATTTTCTGTGAAACTATCGTTAAAAATGCAGTACTAAAAACTGCCACTAAAGAACAAGCTTATTCAGTACTTGAAGAGAGTATTTCTGATGCAGGTCAGGTTATAGTAGATATTTACAGCAGATTTTTATTTGAGAGCGAGCTATTCAAAAGAAGGGAAAGCTCATCCCTTTCAGTAAAGGAATTAAAGGAAATAATGATTAATGCTCAAAAAGAAGCTTATGGAGAGGCACTAGATGAAAATTATCTACATCCTTACATGTGGATTAATAAACCTCACTATTACTATGCTGAGCGCAACTTTTATAACTTTCCATATGCTTTTGGACTTCTATTTTCTAAAGGACTATATGCTGAATACGTAAAAAGGGGCCAGGAATTTGTTAAAGATTATGATAAGCTATTAGCTATGACAGGCAAAATGAGCATTCCAGAGGTTACAGCTATGATGGGAATAGATATTCACAAGGTTGATTTTTGGAGATCTTCTCTAAAACTTATTGAAGAGGATATTGAAAAGTTTATCAGTTTGGTATAGATTTAAAGGTGAGCATACTAAACAATTAATAGTATCAAAATAAGTTGAAAGGATCTGAGTAATAATGATTAATTTAAATGAAGGTCTAAGTTTTCAGCAGTATTTAGAAAAAAATACACCTGAACAAAGGGAAGCTATGCTAAAAGCTTATGATAATACACAGCTTTCAGAAGAAGGTAAGAAATATATTCAAAGTATTGACAAACCATTAAATATGGTGGTGTATTCAGAAGGTTTTTGCCCTGATTGCGTGGTAACTCTTCCTTTTGTAAGAAGAATGGAAGAATTAAATCCAAATATAAAGATGTTCATATTTGGGCGTGAAGGCAATAAAGAAACCTTAGAAGAAATGGTTGGTACAGCAAGAATACCTACAGTATTATGCTTTACTGAAAACATGGAGCCAAAGGGAGCTTATATAGAGGTACCTGAGGATATAAAGGAAATGATGATGGGTTTAAGCCCAGATAAGCAAAAGGAAATAGTAATGGAATACAGAGCTGGTAAGTTTAATAGTTCTATTGAGAAAAATTTAATAAAGATACTTAAATAAATTAACATATAAGAGCAGGACTAAGTGTCCTGCTTTTTTTTAAACACACTTAAATTCCAAGCTGAATCAAGTTCAGCTAAAGTTACTTCATTGTAAATATCTTTAATCCCCTGACTATGAATCTTATTTATAAGCCAAGCCTCGTCCTTTTTTATATGGCTTAGATTTTCAGTGATTATACTTCCGTCCATAACCAGTGGAAGCGTAAGCTGCTCATTTTGAACCTTTATATTTAAATCCTTTAGTGTTACAGGTGTGTTCTCAGCCTTTGGAAAAACAGAGATGGTGCCTTGAGGTTCAAGAATAGCTGTATTTACTTCTGCCACATTGTCATAACCCTTTTCTCTTAGAAG includes these proteins:
- a CDS encoding M3 family oligoendopeptidase; its protein translation is MDKTWSLKELYSSFEAEEFKNDMVKCKEYIEEHKAKIMEALKTHDNEVGVIEKYIESEIRLYNIFSKLLEFASLTLSVEAKNEKAMSIMENLENSFTELTEVEVNFKKWLYEIKNLNELIEGSKLLKEHEFFLKELWEKNRYLLSEAEEVVISKMKNTGSGAFSKLQNTLSSTLLVDIELDGEKKQLPLPVVRNMAHNKNAEIRKTAYEAELNSYKKIEESSAACLNGIKGEVITVNKMRGYNSVLEETLINSRLDAESLEAMFTAMRESFPAFRRFYLKKAEILGHKNGLPFYDLFAPSGEAHMSYTYEEAREFIVKNFGTFSKALADFADNAFEKRWIDAEPREGKRGGAFCSNLHSIGESRVLCNFSGSFSDVVTIAHELGHGYHGNCLKDESILNSDYTMPIAETASIFCETIVKNAVLKTATKEQAYSVLEESISDAGQVIVDIYSRFLFESELFKRRESSSLSVKELKEIMINAQKEAYGEALDENYLHPYMWINKPHYYYAERNFYNFPYAFGLLFSKGLYAEYVKRGQEFVKDYDKLLAMTGKMSIPEVTAMMGIDIHKVDFWRSSLKLIEEDIEKFISLV
- a CDS encoding thioredoxin family protein, producing the protein MINLNEGLSFQQYLEKNTPEQREAMLKAYDNTQLSEEGKKYIQSIDKPLNMVVYSEGFCPDCVVTLPFVRRMEELNPNIKMFIFGREGNKETLEEMVGTARIPTVLCFTENMEPKGAYIEVPEDIKEMMMGLSPDKQKEIVMEYRAGKFNSSIEKNLIKILK